Sequence from the Miscanthus floridulus cultivar M001 chromosome 16, ASM1932011v1, whole genome shotgun sequence genome:
atctatttgaaagcttatcaaacaagctttccatcaagtgctcattgacctcaatcgcactccggatggatgagttatggccttcccaatgaggcactgtcgggctgccgatgaaccaaaagttcaactttgatgaacttacaTTATGAAAcgcatttgaacctacaatcaaatagtgacatgtacatgtggaaccaagtgaattataaccaaagccactatgcaaatgtaggaacgagcgcaccttataatcattgttcgtatccgaagatgccatgtcctcatcaggatagcttgcatgttgagagaaatctctagtggggtttagctttataagagtatatgaTAGCATTGAGTTTTACAGTTGTGAGTTAGTATTTACAGATTTCATGAACCATAGGCTTTACGGTTATGGGCTGGTTGACTCGGTGTATTATGATTTTATAGCTACAAGAGAATTTTACTACTATGGGCTGAGTTTTTACGGTTACAAGACTACGGAGGGTGAGGGGTGATGCATTGAATAACTATTCAACACGTAGCATGTTCAATAGCGGACTTATCTAAATGAGTTATTAGATCTAAAATTAACCCATTAACTGATGGCACTAAAACAAAATACTACATGTGAGAGCAAGGGAATAGGTACACCCCGGGAGTATAAAGGATTTTCCATAAAAGTAAGATTAAACCCACAGAAGATGTACCTTTTGCTTTTGATAGAGATAGTTGTCAAATCGCACACTTGTATCCTTAAACACAAGTAGAGAATAGAACAATACATCATGAGAATTGTACAAAGAAATAGGACCACTCAaacaaacaagaagaagaatgaaCATGAGTGATACATCGTATGTCTTTGACCGTTGACCATGAAGATAATGAGTACATCTCAAGAAGGGGAGAACTAAAAATCCTAGGGTAGCGTTGTATGTATTTAACCCTTGACCATGAAGCATACATTATATTGCATAGCATTCAAATAAATAATTGAAAATGTGCCAACATGAGATTTGTATTTTAACATGTACACTTAGATGTGGTTTAGAGCTCGCCACTATGTATTCGTCTATGATACCTAGTATTAAGGTCTTCAAAACATTACATAACTATCTCTCATTCTAGTGTATAGGCCAAGTAATGAGTTGTTATCCATGCGATTCCCAAGAGTTGCTGCTTTGACAACTTTTACATGACATTCATGTCGTGATTGTTTTTTGAGATGGCTGTCTAATGAAACAACATTAGTGCAATCTATACGATAGGCAATCAAATACATCATCATCGCACGAAGCACATCAAGACTGATATTCACTTCATTGGTGATAAAGTTACTCTCTATGATGTTCATGTGCTATATGTTCCATCAGTTCACTAATTCACCGACATCATGATAGACCACATGTATAATTGTTTGTTGATTTTAGGTCCATCCTTTGCATTTGAGATCCTCGAAATGCGACTATGGGTGGGTATTTGGTGTATATGTATTGACTTGTGACACAAGCCgtattggctatatatatgaaagtcaTGCAAGGCTAAGGATGTGTGGTATTTTGCTATGTCTCTCTACAGAAACAAAATGGTAAAAGGTTTTAAAAAGAAGATACATTTTTGTTTTCAATGGACCATGAATAGTTTTATCACAAATTGTGGTTCTGCTATCTCTTTAAACAATGTCTCCATCTCTatacaagttgcatttgctatcTACCTCCCATTGTTCTTGAGTGGTATCACATGGTCCACACTCCATGGGAAACACAATTTCCCCTTTCCTATTGGGCTTGTAGATCATTACCTCCTTGgctcctctctctctcatctcttgcttcctccctcaccCAAACCCCTGGTGGTGTATAGGTAGACAACAAGAATGTAACTCCCTAGGTACCGATGGTGCTACTATACACCTTTAGTGCTACCATACATATTAGCCAATCCCTTTTTTCCAATAATATTTTGCACTCTCTCTTGTGGTGTGATTTAGATCCATATCAGCGAAGGAATAAGGATGGAATGATTGTTGCGAAGAGGGGGGTGCGGGATAGTGATGGTATTGCCAACATCTCTATTTCCTACTAAAACATTCATAGAAGGATCTTCTGCAATCCATGTTTCCAAAAAATTATGGAgttagattttttttaaataaatggTTTTTAAAAAGTTCTTGAAAGGATTTTGGGGAGAATTTTTTAAGAGCCTATGGAATATTGTTTGAAAGGTTTTACTAGATAAGAATGGCCTAGATTAATTCTAAAAGTTGAAGAGGAAGAAAGAATGAATGGCCACTAGAGGGGGTAGCTACATTCATTGCCATTGTGCTTTCACTAGTTATCATTGTCCACACACATAGAGGGTCCCCACATGAGTGTACCTTCTTTTAAGCCATGTCAAAACACAATTCGGGGAGTAGAACTCATACATTGTCCATGCTATTATTTCAATGCTTAAAACTCCTATTACTATATTTTTTGTCTTCTTTATGATATTGTTTTTCATACAATATGGTACAAACAATACATACTATTTATTGTATAGTTTCATTGGTAGTTCAAGCATAACAATAGGTACTCCATCTCTATCGAAACCATTTCCATCTCTATTGTGCTCCCCTCATTGCCAAGCATATATTTCTATATCTCATCGTCCTCCAAGTCTAAATAGTGCACAAACTTTATACCTTTGCCTGACTCATTACTAGTACAAATTAACTTGTTTCTTGGAAATGATATTGGTCAAGATCTCTTCATTTCCATCAACAGAGAAGGTTTCACCAACTCTAACTTGCTCTCTAAAACCAGATTTATTTGTGACATCATATCTAGCAGCTTTATCTTCAGTGATATGAATTCCATATTTAGCTGCTTCATCACTAGACAAAACATCAACATGTTGGGACTCATCATACTTGATACCAAgttgaatggatctttgcattgCGGTGTACGCATTGCTCACATATAAGCTTCTTGCTTGTTCATCCAACATGTCTTGATACTACATGTCAGTGAAAATGAGTGCTTAGAAAGCTTCCAAACATTACAAAATTAGATCATCTCAATGTGATAAAAAATGCAATCACATGTGCCTTTTGTTTAGTATAACAAAAAGTTGTGTTGCTACATTATAGACTCATAGTTGTTATTTCCACTTGTTGAATGTCTAGACTGATAACGGATGTGTTAGGGCCTTTTCGAGAACTCTTTGTAGATTTGGATGTTGAGCTTTGGTTTATGCACTTTGTTGGATCCAACAATACATTCTTTCATTTCCCTGATTCCATGTGTTTTCGATATTTCTGATGGAAAGATCAATTTCACAATTAGATTAGTAGCTACTAAAACAAGAAACTTACATGGAAAATCACTATGTCTAAGATTGTCAATGGAACTATATTCAGGTTGGAATTACCAGGCGTGTATTTGTTTTTATTACAATGATAAATATGAAggcattttttttttgtaaaaagttCAAATTACTCCCCTAAAGTTTGGCCAATGTCCATATAACCCCCCAAACTAACATTTCGTTCATTTTATTCTCTCCAACTATGTCAGTTGGTCCAATTTACCACTTAACAAGATTTATCTTTTTTTGTTTCCATACATACAATTTAAGTTTTAATTTCAATTTTTTAGGTGATAGTGGACATCATAATTTATATTAAAAAGATACATCATAAATTTTCATCATTATTTCGATAGGTTATGACATTTAATAAAAAACACTAGAATTTCAAAACTATATGAAACATAGTGATGAAAATTTGATAATGTATTTTTtgacataaaatatgatttcctCTATGACGATACAATGTTTGAAATTAAAATTGAACTTGTGCGTAGAGAAATAAAAAAAGACAAATCTTGTTATGGGTTAAACTAGACCAACTAAAATAGTTGAGGGGAGTAAATATCACCAAACATTAGTTTAGGAGGTTATCTGGACATTACCCAAACTTGGAGGGAGTAATATATTTGAACCTTTTCATTTTCTTTATATACATGCTATAGGCATACCTGCATGTGAGAAGCAATATGTTTGCAATTAACACCATTGATGTTCATGATAATCTCTATGTTTCTAGGACAAGCACCTGAAATATAAGACCAAAGAATTTGGAACCATCTGAATTAATCTAAATAGAACTTTCTATGCAAAGAAATAAAGGGACATGTTACAAGTAAGAAATTTATTACCTTCTCCATGTATTTCAAGTGCACGTAGGAACTTCCCATGCAGATATGGAGTCCAACAAATATAACCTTtctttgttttattattattattattatgtttcTGGTGACTTGCTCCTTGTGTTTCTTCTTTACCTATACACATATACAAAATGTCGCATATCAATTGTACATCAAAACCATTGTATACCCACTAATCCAAACCACACCACTTCCTTTAATTTTACCAGGTGTTGTTGTCCAAATGTAATGGGAAAGGTTAACTATTTTTATGTTTGTatctttttcttcttttaaaTGTACTAATATAATACTACTAATATGGTAAAACATTGCTGGTGGTTTAAATATGTATGCTTTTGACTCAGATGAAATTGCAACAATTAATTTTTCTATCAAATAATAAAGTTAAAATATTAGTGACTTGCATTGGTTTGAACCTTGTAATAAATGCACGATATTGTCCATCCGTGGATTTTTTATATCAAGATGTTGCCAGATGTTATGTATCATGTTGGCATCAATAGGCTTGTTCACTAGAAAACGTGCACCAAGCTCAACACATCTTCTCATTGTATCTAGTGTGGCCTCCTTTGACATCACTGGTTCAAATTTAGGACATGTTACTAGGTTCATCCAAAGAAATAGAAAATGACAAGCATATCAAAGAAATAAATGGAAATACACACATTAAAAAGAATTGGATATACAGTTAGGAATGAAATTGACACTTACTAATCACTTGAATAAGCCTCTCTAACGATGTCAAGGAACTGAAAACCATGTATCTCTTCCATATGCAATGCTACAAAAGCAACATCAACCTCTTGTGCATGACCCTCGAGAAAATGAAGTGCTTCTATTGGACTTGTATATGGTGTTgctgaaaaagagagaaaaaaaggtTTACTCTGTATGTGGAAGGAAACTTCTATCCAAAAATACTTTAGAATGAAAACAAATTTAGGAAATTCACAAGTATCATTGCTATATGTGAAATCATTTATGTTAGAAAACTATGTTTCGCACATGTAGAAAAAGGCATATAACATTATTTTCTTATTAGGGATTTTCTTCCATGGTTTGTACATTTCCAAATCAGAATGGAAGGAACTTACCTTGAAAATTGACTTGACAAAGCATGGACCTTGTAGAATTAGCTTGATGTTTATCTTGGTCAACAACGATGACACTGAGCCCATTAATAGGGCGTAACTTCGTTCTTTCATCCATGAGCTTTTAAAGTTATTAGGACCGAAGTACTCTAGGTATCTCACGAAGGATTAGAAGAACAATGTATCTATTTATAAACAAACAAAATCTAACCAATGTTTCATGCCAAACACCACCCCACCCACCCCCTCCCCTCTCCTTTTCTTGTTTAAAATACTATAGATAAAGATAAGTACGAGATACAATAATAAGTACAAAAAGGGGAAAACTTCCATACAAAgttgaaataataaaacaaatttgaGTCATGAGTGAATAACTCTAGCCTAGAGATATAATTGTAGATATGATGATGCAAAAACGGGTTGAGACTGCGCCATTTGGATGGTGTGCCATCGTGCCTCATTGACTAATGAAAACATATGCATTTGTCACTATAGATTTTAATCTCATCTACAAAATATCTTGCCTATGTTACTTCCAAATTAGTCAACTGTTTGTTTATTGTGTAAAAATTCACAAAAGATTGTTCtaattgaatatatttttatatataaaaagtaAGTTTTAATGTACCATATTTTTGTGATGAGAATGATTTATGAGTTATGATGAATAAATAATTTATAATAGTTTTGCTTTTGCCTTTATATGATTTAGTTTTTACAAGAGTAATAAGGCATAAATGTTAGGCCAAAACTAGTTCCAAGGTTTGATTTGGAGGAGCTCGAGAAAGAAAAATTGTGCACACTGAATACTATTAATATTATGCTGCTTTTTCGATGACACATATCTGTTAGTTCCCATTCTTTGATACCGAGTCATTATAGTCCCTCCTACCGttgcctctcctctccctctccctcctacCGCCGTGTTGTTACTAGAGCACCCATTTTCCTGACTCCTTCATCCATTTTATGCCTTGATCATCAGATTGCTCCCCCACTAGCAAATTAGGGTCTAGGGAGGGGACCAGTGAGATGGTGGAGAGCATAGTTAAGTAACATGGAGATGATAAACTGACCTAGAAGGGACTTAGAGGCAACACGGACACAAGTTGTGGGAAGGCTCCATAGCTGGTTAGGTGGAAGAAGGTGAGTTCAACAGTTTAGAAATTCATATAAGGTGAAACTCATGCTATCGTTCAATTCAAAATACATTGCATTTACGACATCAACACAGTCTAAAGGTGAAAGTTCAACCAACAACAATCTCTATGACGATGCCATTTTTAAAGAAAGGTAATTACATATTTTGAATGTATTTTTCATGGTGAATGTACTATGCATCTGCCAACAATTATCAAAGTTAAGAAAAAGTTTAATCTATAAGATTCTTAGCTTAAAAGATATGCATTGAATCAAGGTAACCAACTGTGAAAAATTAGTTCCTTAAAAAATATAGAAGTAGGACACAAGAGACTTTTGTGCTTTTGAACGAAGGTTGAAGTTTATGGTTCAAGATGCATATGCCTGCAGATGTGTGGATAATGTGTGCAGAAGAATATAAATAATATATATTATGCTTCTGGATCTATCATATCCCAAACTAATAAGGCCATATCTTGCAGCGTTCACTAAAGATACAGATTCCCTAGATATAAAGTTTATTGGAATGTCATTTAATGCATCTTATTTGGGCTGTGACACAAGATATATCACTTCTTTAAATCACCAAAAATTCATATACTATACTATAGTCAAACTAATATATCTCACCTCCAATTACGAATTGTCCTAAAACTTATATAATGACTTCTAATGAAAATGTGTTGCTGTCCCGCATGCATGTCACATGTAGACACACGATAGCAACACATGGATAGATCTTACATGATGGTCACATGTCCATGGCCCTTGTTTATTTTAGTGCCTTTTTCCTTTCATAGAAATTTATTAAATAAGTATTACATTGTACATTATACTAATTTTGACTTACATCGCGTTCTTGTGGTCTATACAAAAGGAACATTTTTAGGTAGGTTGGCGCCTACCAAAAAGAGAATAGGCTAGGCCAAATCATATCGATCAACATCTACAACCTGTCATAAATCTCATAGTGAACAACTTGATATGTAGTTGCGACAAcccaaaaggaaaggaaaaattgGAGAAATAAAAGAGGACAGGATATGAAAAGTTACCCAAGATCACAACCTCATATGGCCCAATTGGACCTAGTCAGCTATCACAATGATGCTTTTCTTAGTTCGTTAAGTCGTCATGTCATGGAGAAATAGAATTGTGCGCATGATGAGAATGATGGAAGATTCCTTTCTGTAAGGGACTATTAGATGTGCTTAagagcgcgggggggggggggggctgaatTGGTCATTTTAAGAACTATGGCCTATTTCTActtatcaaaacctatgcaagatttCTTTCTAAATATGCATCTAGGTTTTGCtaagtgttgctatctctatagaaaagagttatgcaacataATTCCTTGTTAGCCAGCCTAGCAAACTAAACTTGTAAGATAAGCACACAACCTAGGAAAGCATGTATAGTGCAGAAGCTACATTGAGATAGAGAAGCAAACTCCAGTTGATGATGATATTTTTCTCGAGGTATTGAGAAGTTCACGCTTCCCTCTAATCCTCTCTAGAGCCCCTCATGAGGATGCCTTGCATATCACGATGCAAACCACCAAAAAATATAGAGCACCCATCCATATTATCTTCATGTATAGTACAATGTGCTAAACCAATAACGAGTCCTaataatattcctcaatagtACATTATAGTTTTATCGTAGGTCACGTTGAtaatatggaggaacaaatctagAATTCATCCGATGTTTAAGCATAGACCAAGTTTGAGGGATGTTGGTCAAACTAGATTTTCATGGTGCACACCTTGCTTTAATTTTGCTATCAAACAAATCTTCCCTATTAGCCAACACAGATCATGGCCAAGCAAACACCTCTGTCATTAGTTGGATGATTTGGATGCCCACGCTGGTCCTCCTTGTCTCCATGGCAGTGATGTCCTTATCAAATGCTACATCAGGTGCTATTTCCCTTACACTTTCAAAAGAGGAATGCATGTGCACTAAAAGCAAGACATTCATGCATCTAGACATGACAAAACTTCAAGTTGATATTTTGTGTGATACCATCCCAACCCCTTGGATTGTTAGGTTTTCTATTTCTTCCATGATTTTCCACTTTTTCTCTATGTACCCAAAGCCCACCAAAGTCCTTTAATTCCCTCTCTCATCCACCTCCATAATAACCTTTGTTTGATGTTAGCAACCTATAATCAATATCCCTACCACGTGACCTAAGATctttgtcaaattgagtctatgaAATTTGTTGAGGCTAGTCAATAACAGAAACCACATCACAAAGTGTGTATAGGATACACATTTTAATTTGATTAGCTTTCCAACTACCTTATCATCATCACACTACAAAATATGTTTTTAGTAATCGAGCCATGAATGTTGTGCCAAGATTGAATATCCAAGTGCTTGCTTAGCACTTAGAGTAGGACTCCGCACCTATGGCCATTTTGCCACCACTAAAAGAAGACCATTCCCTACTTGAACACCATTTCTCTACATGAACAATGCAAAAATGCTAGTGTACTGATGTTATGATTAGTCAAACAAATATTCCAAATTGCATTTTAGAACTAGATGTAAGATTACTTATTAGAGAGAAAAGGAAGAGGAGAAGTTAGGCAGAATCCTTTTGGCCATCCAACCTATAGCCAAGTTTTCATAACTTAGTTcaagtgttggtatttcttatggtAAAATGAATAATTCCACAAGCGCAGAGAAAattgttgtagcatttcacttggGAGTAATCTAGAGTATCATGTTTGTCCTtagggaagcaatggttaaagaatATGATATCTAACAatgatgtatctactaactaataTATTGACTAAACCGAAGTGGGGTTAAGTGATATACAATAAGGTAGTGTGACACACAAGTTCCACTCTAGAAAGGTAAGGTGAAAGCATAGCTAAGTGCGAGGACAACGAACGAGGGAGTTTCCTAAGTTCTTTTTTATCACAAATGTTCTTTCTTAGCTATAGCATAGCAAAATAACTTAGAATAACTAGATTAATGATCACACTCCAAGCACTTTGGATCTCTTTCGGTTAAGCACCACAAAAGATAATGTATCATTACAGCTTTGGGCCCTACGCTTTAGGAACTTGCCCAAACACATGATGGACTAGAGAGACTAGATGGGCTGTCACCACCAACTAGATACCACACATGTGAGGAGAAAGCTACAAACACAGGTAAACTTTGGTCTAAGCACTACACTCACTATCAAATACTACTCTAGTTCCTGACAAGAGTTTGAACTAAAGCACTCAATTATGAGCGGTGAACCCATGCAAAGGTGTGAACATTACTCAAGAAATATTAAAGATTATACAATTAAGGCTATACTAAAGCAACCAAAAGTATTACTACAACAAAAGGAGTAGTAACACTTACATGCttaaaactctagttatgattaaATGAAGTGATTGATGtgttgtagtctagaaaatgttTTACTTAAGTTTGAGTGCTTTAGCTTGATGTTGTAAATATGTTTGCTAAAGTTGACTGATGATAATAGTAAAGTTAAGTTAACCAACCTGAGACTTTTTGTAACTTTGTGTGGGTGTACATCTAAAACTAATAATGATCAAACTATAAAACTATAAGTAGTCATGTATGCATATGCTTGTCACAAATGGTCTCTAGGTACACTTGATGAACCTTTAtcatgcattcattcttgatgcGTGACTAAGTGATACATGACAAATCTACACATAATGTAATGAACTTTAATCACTTTTAACTTGCTGTGGTATGTTGAACTAGTGTATGGTTGATGCAATTTGTGTATCCACCTTTCATATATTGTTCCTGCACTACCTTTCATCATGTTAATCAAGATCACTAAAATTTGGTAGCCTATAATAGTGCTCGGTCTATGTTAAGATGAGCACCAGTAGCCCTAGTACTTTTGGGATGCTAAGTCTAGTTGGTCCTTGATCGATGAATGCTTGCAGTAACTTAAGTTACTTGTGAGTGAATGCTTTGATGTTGCTTTGCTTTCATAGTGTagtaggttgtgtgatgtttagtgcACACCCTATCCACCTTCTCCAACCAGGTTTTGAGGCTGAAACCTGAGAAACCATCCGCCAGTGGTTTTGAGGCTCAAACCACCAAACCATCCATGCCTAGTTTTGAGGCCTAAACCAGCAAGCTATCTAATGGTTTTGAGGCCTAAACCACCAAACCGtcctccgatggttttgagggcAAAACCACCAAACCCCACTAGAGAAGTGTATCTGCTACACCTCCTCCACTCTCTCGACACATGTCACCATCATCCTCGACTGCTCGATCACTAAGTCCCCCAGTGCCCCCGCTTAACTTGGTCAACTGCcatcttgacttggtcaacactGTCTACTCCTCTACATGTCCTCTTGGTTGTTGAtgtccccaagtgtcagccaccatggTCAGTCTTCTAGCCATcttggtccctcggtccaagacTCATGTGCACCCTTCACCGCTCCAGTCCATCGACATAGCACgtctctacttgaccttcaccatgTCCATCGATCATCTCCGAGCTCTACACCTGCACACCaacaaagccaagagacatgttgcacatgCACTCATGCAATGGTTAGTCTCCAAACATAACCAAAGCCAATCATCTCCgataatcactcatcacaaactcGATACataagggcacatatcaaccttgtgtttgtatccatgatatatgaACCTGAAAcccttactagcatgtgtaggtcgtgtttatgcttagccatgcttagactataGAAGTgtggtgatttcctatcacctatgagatatagggtGGCTACTTATACATGATTGGCTATAATTTTGCTATCGTCAATCATGTGGATGTTGATAACCTGAGTCTAGGCGAGATCCGGTGTTATTGTGGTTGTTTTTGGTTCAGACTTGCCCTAGTTTCCTTGATCCCACCTATGTCGGTTAAGGGTCGTCCTATTGTCTGGACCTTGGTTGAGATTGAACGTACCTTCACATAACAtccagataactcattctgatTATGAAGTCAAGTACCTCATTCGGGGTGAGTTATAATATATTGGACTGGTAGCATTTTTGGGAGGAGAGAATCGTTGGAAGGGGACTAGTCCAACACCATATTTGGTACAAGCTAGACTTGGAAATTTATGTGAGGTAACAGGCCCATCAGGTATCTTGCATAACATTCCACTTTCTATGCATACACAAATTGATGGGGTTTTCACTTATTCTATAAATAGCACATAAACATGACATAATAGTACTTAACTTGTGTGGGAACAAATCAACATCATTTAGGATCGGAACTAATAATTGAATGCATCCTTGATCAAATTATCATTGAAAATGGTGAGTTCTTTTACCCTTTGATGAAACTGGTTCTTCCACCTTCAACGGGACAAGAAAATGGGTGGTTTCCACTAGGGGTACCTAGAGTAACGCAAAGAAGCTTCAAACTCAACATTTTCATTATTTAGATCATTGGGGAGATGAACTATGGATGATCTTATGTGTATATATGAAGTAGTCTGGGTACAAGTGACATGTGTATATTTGAATGTTACATCGTGTGTGTGGGAGGGGGGTATAACCCCTGATACCCATAGGGTTGTACATGGGCCaagccgctaggggaggcctaGCCCGTAAGATTACACCATGCGGAGCACGGTACAGGCCAGCGTGCCTCGCAAGACTGTGaatgtgatagaaccacccaattcaTACAAGCTCAAGTACAGTTGTCCCTGTTTAACACattgacgcgcacatactttcacttatataaacccggtagaccgtcgagtgtcacgaaggacctcggtaaatcaatatcacaaccaagatcgcatgattaaacaaatacacatcacatacacagagttacagcggaaataatattaaaaatgggttcataaataatagtacaagtttgtgtttcaaaaccggttaaaggaaaacaacatagtttttaaatgattacattaatataagttccaaatacattgctagcataagtgacatcctctgataaaagcatatagatgagaaataaatatagagtcaccgagcccaccggtggttagccaccatcttcagtaggccgagaacttcacctgcaacatggtgggataaaccctgagtactcgaatgtacttagctagacttacccgttataaaccaaaaataaagtgacaccaaggattatgcaaggctttataagtggagctagcttgaca
This genomic interval carries:
- the LOC136510772 gene encoding two-component response regulator ORR29-like, encoding MDERTKLRPINGLSVIVVDQDKHQANSTRSMLCQVNFQATPYTSPIEALHFLEGHAQEVDVAFVALHMEEIHGFQFLDIVREAYSSKEETQGASHQKHNNNNNKTKKGYICWTPYLHGKFLRALEIHGEGACPRNIEIIMNINGVNCKHIASHMQYQDMLDEQARSLYVSNAYTAMQRSIQLGIKYDESQHVDVLSSDEAAKYGIHITEDKAARYDVTNKSGFREQVRVGETFSVDGNEEILTNIISKKQVNLY